One window from the genome of Amaranthus tricolor cultivar Red isolate AtriRed21 chromosome 9, ASM2621246v1, whole genome shotgun sequence encodes:
- the LOC130823804 gene encoding N-acylphosphatidylethanolamine synthase isoform X2, which produces MVIYLTIDVLVCREKSWDDCLILKPRGMARGRTMEFAARGGHLGGIPRKLTISAVGSFAKVMTTLLNNTSVHNGETLLHLVRSRPLGVPLLTVSNHMSTLDDPLMWGFKGFPVTDAKLARWVLAAEDICFKNTVMSYFFRLGKCIPISRGGGVYQKHMDEALERLTDGEWLHTFPEGKVSQQDVSIRRLKWGTASLIARAPLTPIVLPIVHHGFHKEFELVCMISLIDLKRRGALHNIASQIILEHHGSFHFQVQIFLFLNRIP; this is translated from the exons ATGGTCATATATCTAACTATTGACGTTTTAGTTTGTCGTGAAAAAAGTTGGGATGATTGCTTGATTCTAAAACCAAGGGGGATGGCGCGGGGACGGACGATGGAGTTTGCCGCGCGTGGTGGACACTTGGGCGGGATTCCTCGGAAGCTAACTATTTCCGCTGTCGGATCTTTCGCCAAGGTGATGACGACACTTCTCAACAACACAAGCGTTCACAACGGTGAAACCCTCCTTCATCTCGTCCGTTCTCGCCCTCTTGGTGTTCCCCTCCTTACTGTCAGCAATCACATGTCTAC GTTGGATGATCCACTCATGTGGGGATTCAAGGGTTTTCCTGTAACAGATGCCAAATTGGCAAGATGGGTACTTGCTGCTGAAGATATATGTTTCAAAAACACAGtgatgtcttatttttttcgaCTTG GAAAATGCATACCTATCTCCAGAGGTGGTGGAGTTTATCAGAAACACATGGATGAAGCTCTAGAGCGCTTGACCGATGGAGAATGG CTACACACATTTCCTGAAGGGAAAGTATCTCAGCAAGATGTTTCAATTAGAAGATTAAAATGGGGAACTGCTAGTCTTATCGCACGTGCCCCATTGACCCCGATAGTTTTACCGATTGTCCATCATGGTTTCCATAAG GAATTTGAGCTAGTGTGCATGATATCTTTAATTGATTTGAAAAGGCGAGGCGCTCTACACAATATTGCAAGTCAAATCATACTTGAACATCATGGGTCATTCCATTTTCAAGTgcagatttttttatttttgaatcgAATTCCTTAA
- the LOC130823804 gene encoding N-acylphosphatidylethanolamine synthase isoform X1: MVIYLTIDVLVCREKSWDDCLILKPRGMARGRTMEFAARGGHLGGIPRKLTISAVGSFAKVMTTLLNNTSVHNGETLLHLVRSRPLGVPLLTVSNHMSTLDDPLMWGFKGFPVTDAKLARWVLAAEDICFKNTVMSYFFRLGKCIPISRGGGVYQKHMDEALERLTDGEWLHTFPEGKVSQQDVSIRRLKWGTASLIARAPLTPIVLPIVHHGFHKVMPEDYLFGRRPVVPLINKNVKIIVGDPIEFDLPRLREMALSESCDESSPELGWPSLSPYGLNEVAQRFLYSMISEKIQTIMENLRQIGKTISKQ; the protein is encoded by the exons ATGGTCATATATCTAACTATTGACGTTTTAGTTTGTCGTGAAAAAAGTTGGGATGATTGCTTGATTCTAAAACCAAGGGGGATGGCGCGGGGACGGACGATGGAGTTTGCCGCGCGTGGTGGACACTTGGGCGGGATTCCTCGGAAGCTAACTATTTCCGCTGTCGGATCTTTCGCCAAGGTGATGACGACACTTCTCAACAACACAAGCGTTCACAACGGTGAAACCCTCCTTCATCTCGTCCGTTCTCGCCCTCTTGGTGTTCCCCTCCTTACTGTCAGCAATCACATGTCTAC GTTGGATGATCCACTCATGTGGGGATTCAAGGGTTTTCCTGTAACAGATGCCAAATTGGCAAGATGGGTACTTGCTGCTGAAGATATATGTTTCAAAAACACAGtgatgtcttatttttttcgaCTTG GAAAATGCATACCTATCTCCAGAGGTGGTGGAGTTTATCAGAAACACATGGATGAAGCTCTAGAGCGCTTGACCGATGGAGAATGG CTACACACATTTCCTGAAGGGAAAGTATCTCAGCAAGATGTTTCAATTAGAAGATTAAAATGGGGAACTGCTAGTCTTATCGCACGTGCCCCATTGACCCCGATAGTTTTACCGATTGTCCATCATGGTTTCCATAAG GTCATGCCAGAGGATTACTTATTTGGTAGAAGACCAGTAGTTCCGCTCATCAACAAGAATGTTAAGATTATTGTTGGTGATCCTATAGAATTTGACCTTCCTAGATTGAGGGAAATGGCATTATCAGAATCTTGTGATGAATCTTCACCTGAGCTTGGATGGCCAAGCCTCAGTCCTTATGGACTAAACGAAGTGGCTCAGAGATTTCTCTACTCCATGATATCAGAGAAGATACAAACTATCATGGAGAACTTGCGTCAAATTGGGAAAACAATTTCAAAGCAATAG
- the LOC130823167 gene encoding 50S ribosomal protein L2, chloroplastic-like: MAIHLYKTSTSSTRNGVVNNQVKSNPRNNLIYGQRRCGKGRNSRGIITARHRGRGHKRLYRKIDFRQNEKDIYGRIVTIEYDPNRNAYIYRDGEKRYILHPRGAIIGDTIDSGT; encoded by the coding sequence ATGGCGATACATTTATACAAAACTTCTACCTCGAGCACACGCAATGGAGTTGTAAACAATCAAGTGAAATCCAATCCACGAAATAATTTGATCTATGGACAGCGTCGTTGTGGTAAAGGTCGTAATTCCAGAGGAATCATTACCGCAAGGCATAGAGGGAGGGGTCATAAGCGTCTATACCGTAAAATCGATTTTCGACAAAATGAAAAAGACATATATGGTAGAATCGTAACCATAGAATATGACCCTAATCGAAATGCATACATATATAGGGATGGTGAGAAGAGATATATTTTACATCCCCGAGGGGCTATAATTGGAGATACCATTGATTCTGGTACATAA